A window of Chloroflexota bacterium contains these coding sequences:
- a CDS encoding long-chain fatty acid--CoA ligase, whose product MYIGDYLGRREIYSPDTLAIIDAGKAPELRLTFKQWNRRVNRLANWLSATAKVGFRDRVAILARDGIEHLDSFYACGKLGAIHTALNWRLHWREIVALIEDTQPKVLIYSDDFIDSVREIEKAIHATGYRIPCYLHIEGQGIANSLHFESTLQSAPDTPVSNDRVTKEDIACLLFTGGTTGLPKGAQISHRQVAWNVLNTVIHDLAHDDTYLCVFPLFHAGGLFAYVSSQIVFGNTTILTRIFDPEQVLNLIEREQVTVFAGVPTMYQGLTQAPNWDSADMSSLRFCTSGGAPLPVPLVEQYTREKGIRFKQGFGMTEFGPGLFALPPEDAIRKAGSIGRPNYFVDVRIVDEHNQPLGPNQPGELILRGPSGFSGYWNNPEASSAVLDDDGWFHTGDIVEYDDEWYFYVRDRKKDMFISGGENVYPVEIENVLYTHPAVHMCAVVGLPDEKWGEVGLACVVLKPGADASEEILMEHMRSHLARYKVPKRVTIMEALPLSGMGKILKRELREKFIGHE is encoded by the coding sequence ATGTATATCGGCGATTATCTTGGACGACGAGAAATTTATTCCCCGGACACGCTGGCGATTATTGATGCTGGCAAAGCCCCCGAACTGCGGCTGACCTTCAAACAATGGAACCGGCGCGTTAACCGGCTGGCAAACTGGCTGAGCGCCACCGCAAAAGTTGGCTTTCGCGATCGGGTAGCCATTCTGGCGCGCGATGGCATTGAACATCTCGATTCGTTCTATGCCTGCGGCAAGCTTGGGGCTATCCACACGGCGCTCAACTGGCGTTTGCATTGGCGCGAAATTGTTGCCCTGATCGAAGATACGCAGCCCAAAGTGCTGATCTACTCCGATGATTTCATCGACAGTGTGCGCGAAATCGAAAAAGCCATCCACGCCACCGGCTATCGTATCCCCTGCTATCTGCACATCGAAGGCCAGGGCATCGCCAACAGCCTGCATTTTGAGAGCACCCTGCAAAGCGCGCCCGATACCCCGGTGAGCAACGACCGCGTCACCAAAGAAGATATTGCCTGCCTGCTCTTTACTGGCGGCACCACCGGCCTGCCCAAAGGCGCGCAGATCAGCCATCGCCAGGTCGCCTGGAACGTACTCAACACCGTCATCCACGATCTGGCACACGACGACACCTATCTGTGTGTCTTCCCGCTCTTTCACGCCGGGGGGCTGTTTGCCTACGTCTCTTCGCAGATCGTCTTTGGCAATACCACTATTTTGACGCGCATCTTCGACCCCGAACAGGTGCTGAATCTGATCGAGCGCGAGCAAGTCACCGTTTTTGCGGGCGTGCCGACCATGTATCAAGGGCTGACTCAGGCGCCCAACTGGGATTCTGCCGATATGAGCAGTTTGCGATTCTGCACCAGCGGCGGCGCGCCGTTACCTGTACCCCTGGTGGAGCAATACACCCGCGAGAAAGGTATCCGCTTCAAGCAAGGCTTTGGCATGACGGAATTCGGCCCGGGGTTGTTTGCCCTACCCCCGGAGGATGCTATTCGAAAGGCGGGTAGCATTGGCCGCCCGAATTATTTCGTGGATGTGCGCATCGTCGATGAACACAATCAACCCCTGGGGCCAAACCAACCCGGAGAGTTGATTCTGCGCGGGCCTTCGGGATTCTCCGGGTATTGGAACAACCCCGAGGCCTCGTCCGCCGTGCTCGATGATGATGGCTGGTTCCACACCGGGGATATCGTCGAATATGATGACGAATGGTACTTCTACGTCCGCGATCGCAAAAAAGATATGTTCATCTCCGGCGGGGAGAACGTCTATCCCGTGGAAATCGAAAACGTGCTCTACACACACCCGGCGGTTCACATGTGTGCCGTGGTTGGTTTGCCCGATGAAAAATGGGGCGAAGTCGGTCTGGCCTGTGTGGTGCTCAAACCGGGTGCGGATGCCTCGGAAGAGATTTTGATGGAACACATGCGCTCGCATCTGGCGCGTTATAAAGTTCCAAAGCGCGTGACGATTATGGAGGCGCTGCCGCTTTCGGGCATGGGCAAGATTTTGAAGCGCGAACTACGCGAAAAATTCATAGGACACGAATAA
- a CDS encoding four helix bundle protein, whose product MKVWQKGIELVKNVYLVASAFPKHELYGLTSQIQRSAVSVPSNIAEGQTRNSTPDFRRFLFIAQASLSEVDTQIVIAQELGYLEKEDGAEIETQILELRRMIYALINSLPK is encoded by the coding sequence TTGAAAGTCTGGCAAAAGGGAATTGAGCTTGTCAAAAATGTGTATTTGGTGGCAAGTGCTTTTCCAAAGCATGAGCTATATGGCCTGACAAGTCAGATTCAACGGTCTGCCGTTTCTGTTCCATCGAATATCGCAGAAGGCCAAACGCGAAATTCAACCCCCGATTTTCGACGTTTTCTTTTCATCGCTCAAGCTTCCCTTTCCGAAGTAGACACTCAAATTGTGATTGCTCAAGAATTAGGCTATTTGGAAAAAGAAGATGGCGCGGAAATTGAAACTCAAATTCTCGAACTCAGGCGTATGATTTATGCGCTCATTAACAGTTTACCGAAATAA
- a CDS encoding alpha/beta hydrolase — protein MAENDKLTPTRSGFVEVENGTRQIYWEYFGNGDKEVVVFLNGLAMLTKSWYRTVPFLHPEYDILLYDYFGQGQSSQEDEPYFISKFADYLIDVMDAAGVDKIHPIGVSYGGFIGAELGRLHQDRLHTLILSGILLTRETLFQMYQDISLRFYHSTDEVFDIYTQYLYEKTFGENISRKIYGAAMDAGRYKFYDRYKDKKYCLVRLTEAQNPYFENINANPNAYRNVQTPTLILTGEQDRAIPPWQQTKMVDILPNSRQIMIPDCGHMTYMERPDIFWPVVKAFLQAKSIKVEVGSGK, from the coding sequence ATGGCTGAAAATGACAAACTCACCCCTACTCGCAGCGGATTCGTCGAAGTGGAAAACGGCACACGCCAGATTTACTGGGAGTATTTTGGCAACGGCGACAAGGAAGTTGTCGTCTTTCTCAACGGTTTGGCGATGCTCACCAAATCGTGGTATCGTACCGTGCCTTTCTTACACCCGGAATATGATATTTTGCTCTATGATTATTTTGGGCAAGGGCAATCTTCGCAGGAAGATGAACCCTATTTCATCTCAAAATTTGCCGACTATCTCATCGATGTGATGGATGCCGCCGGGGTCGATAAAATCCACCCCATCGGAGTCTCGTATGGCGGCTTCATCGGGGCCGAGTTGGGCCGCCTGCACCAGGATCGCCTGCACACGCTGATTCTCTCCGGCATTTTGCTCACCCGCGAGACGCTCTTCCAGATGTATCAGGATATATCGCTGCGCTTCTACCATTCCACAGACGAAGTCTTCGATATTTACACGCAATATCTGTACGAAAAAACTTTTGGCGAAAATATCTCGCGCAAAATTTACGGAGCTGCGATGGATGCCGGACGCTATAAATTTTACGACCGCTATAAAGACAAAAAATATTGTCTGGTGCGCCTGACCGAGGCCCAGAACCCTTATTTTGAGAATATCAATGCCAACCCGAATGCCTACCGCAACGTGCAAACCCCCACGCTGATTCTCACCGGCGAGCAAGACCGCGCCATCCCGCCCTGGCAGCAGACTAAAATGGTCGATATTCTGCCCAACAGCCGCCAGATTATGATCCCGGATTGCGGCCACATGACCTATATGGAACGCCCGGATATTTTCTGGCCGGTGGTGAAGGCGTTTTTACAGGCGAAGTCGATAAAGGTTGAAGTAGGAAGTGGGAAGTAG
- a CDS encoding ketoacyl-ACP synthase III: MTRYAQILSTGSYVPERIVTNAEIDQMLGESTSQWLLDNVGIVERRWMSPEQTTSDLIVEASRKALQKVGVSPAEIDLIIVSTDTPDYLSPSTSIVVQHKLGAENAGCYDVNSACAGWVTALDQGARYLATEESFRYVLVAGGYGMSRYINQSDKKTANLFADGAGATLLGVGDSPGFLASNLLAKGEYHDALGIYCGGASHPATAENIAEHGKPVVEFVKKFPKTFNTEYWPKLMQGALDKVGLSFDDIDLYLFTQLNLRTIEYMIDLLGQPIEKTHWVMHKWGYTGSPCVIMALDDAIEQGRGPKPGEKILFCASGGGISMAASVWQWTTG; the protein is encoded by the coding sequence ATGACTCGATACGCACAAATTCTCTCCACGGGCAGCTATGTGCCCGAACGCATTGTCACCAATGCCGAAATTGACCAGATGCTCGGCGAGTCGACCAGTCAATGGCTGCTTGATAATGTCGGCATCGTTGAACGCCGCTGGATGTCCCCAGAGCAAACCACCTCGGATTTAATCGTCGAGGCCAGCCGCAAAGCCCTGCAAAAAGTAGGCGTTTCCCCCGCAGAAATCGACCTGATTATTGTCTCCACCGACACCCCCGATTATCTCTCTCCCAGCACATCAATTGTCGTGCAGCACAAACTTGGCGCCGAAAATGCCGGCTGCTACGATGTCAATAGCGCCTGCGCCGGATGGGTGACAGCCCTCGATCAGGGGGCGCGCTATCTCGCCACGGAGGAGAGTTTCCGCTATGTGCTGGTGGCCGGGGGCTACGGGATGAGCCGCTATATCAATCAGTCGGATAAAAAGACCGCCAATCTCTTTGCGGATGGGGCTGGGGCGACCCTGCTGGGGGTTGGTGACTCTCCCGGGTTTCTGGCAAGCAACCTGCTCGCCAAGGGCGAATATCACGACGCTTTGGGCATCTACTGTGGGGGCGCCTCCCATCCCGCCACCGCGGAGAATATCGCCGAGCATGGAAAACCCGTCGTCGAATTCGTCAAAAAATTCCCCAAGACCTTCAACACCGAATATTGGCCAAAGTTGATGCAAGGCGCGCTCGATAAAGTTGGTCTCTCCTTCGATGATATCGATCTTTATTTGTTTACACAGCTCAATTTGCGCACCATCGAATATATGATCGATTTGCTCGGCCAGCCCATCGAAAAAACGCACTGGGTGATGCACAAATGGGGCTATACCGGCTCGCCGTGCGTAATTATGGCGCTGGATGATGCCATCGAGCAAGGGCGCGGCCCGAAACCCGGTGAGAAGATTCTCTTCTGCGCCAGCGGCGGCGGGATCAGTATGGCGGCATCGGTATGGCAATGGACGACAGGATAA
- a CDS encoding glucose 1-dehydrogenase, producing MRLKNKVCLITGGAAGIGKATAKRFAEEGAKVIIADLVKDAGRKTAAELGADFYKVDVADRQDVQKWVDAVAEKYGRIDVIINNAGVLRDGLFVKVKDGELISQMPEVNFDLVIDVNLKGVFNCAQAVAPYMIRQGGGAILNTTSIVGLDGNFGQTNYVASKAGVIGMTKVWARELGRHQIRVNAVAPGFTLTEMVKQMPEKVLDGMIAKTPMRRMGEPVDIANAFLFLASDEAAFISGVTLRVDGGIVVGT from the coding sequence ATGCGCCTAAAAAACAAAGTATGTCTGATCACCGGAGGGGCTGCCGGAATTGGCAAAGCGACTGCCAAGCGTTTTGCTGAAGAAGGGGCAAAAGTTATCATTGCAGATCTCGTAAAGGATGCCGGTCGAAAAACGGCGGCTGAACTCGGGGCGGATTTCTACAAAGTGGATGTGGCCGACCGGCAGGATGTGCAAAAATGGGTGGATGCTGTCGCCGAGAAGTATGGCCGCATCGATGTCATCATCAACAATGCCGGCGTGTTGCGCGATGGCCTGTTCGTCAAGGTCAAGGACGGCGAACTCATCAGCCAGATGCCCGAAGTCAATTTTGACTTGGTGATTGATGTCAATCTTAAGGGCGTCTTCAATTGCGCCCAGGCCGTAGCGCCCTACATGATTAGGCAAGGCGGCGGGGCAATCCTCAACACCACCTCCATCGTCGGGTTGGATGGTAACTTTGGCCAGACCAACTACGTGGCATCCAAAGCCGGGGTGATCGGCATGACCAAAGTTTGGGCGCGTGAATTAGGCCGCCATCAAATCCGCGTCAACGCCGTCGCGCCGGGCTTCACGCTCACCGAAATGGTCAAGCAAATGCCCGAAAAAGTGCTCGACGGCATGATCGCCAAAACCCCCATGCGGCGCATGGGCGAACCCGTCGATATCGCCAACGCCTTCCTCTTCCTGGCATCCGATGAAGCTGCCTTTATCTCTGGCGTCACCCTGCGCGTGGATGGCGGCATTGTTGTCGGAACCTAA
- a CDS encoding transcriptional regulator — MLIPQVIRTKITPPTPSVRDLYRQRVALALDEAIHYRLTLLHASAGYGKSTALTSLAQGDRPIIWYQITEDDNDLFVFLLHLLHATQLALPHIDNLPIPLIEGWDNIQDPLPIVEIIHQYLNALSSSLTEPTILVLDDIHLVADIPEIAHALDRLIGLAPSDLRVLLSSRLPVQLPNLSRWQVRGDVLSIDHNTLKFNREEISVLFAQQYEYQLTESEVDSLTQLTEGWAIALQLAWQSLRSGAVASIDEVMNRGGKSLGSLFEVLTQEVMQRQPEDIQEFLRISATLRVMTPNACDALRDASDSEALLDYLRRQELFIVDLGEEGLRFHHIFHRYLRGQTDVKQRQVWHQRAAHYCQKHTDFDTAIYHLFLAKDENQAANLLNSFGARLLATGRLDTLAAYLDNLSPETLHQHPALLSYLGDLARLHSRFQEALGWYQQAETLCMERGLTDGLGRSLRGQARVYLDTVSPSRAEELLQQALRISDGTADRESQARLYQLLAENKLNAGKVEDAEKLHQQAEALVREGPADSQLRIRVLLRTGRLAEAKKQLEKLAESEQQDPVHTPRAHRETQLLLSIIYAMQGDAQKAYRSALEGIQRGEEFNSPFVTAVGHMRLGHALMLLSETKEYAQSREQFEKAIEISRTLAIPRLRVEAYWGLCRTYGYQDNLIEARKVAQEGIELANLAGDEWNASLARLTMGANLTLAELYEEAADWLGQAVRGFRECSDPFGTNAARLWLCLGWYRQNDMERLSQTLPDLLATCRQHTYDYLFTRPTLLGLPNERLAVPLLILAREHGWEGTYPKNLLSALGLGEIKSHPGYQLRVHTLGAFQAWRGEQEIPHNGWRREKTRQLFQILLTYRQNPLNRDQLCEYLWPGMDPETSQRNFKVALNTLYNVLEPHRKPGSESTYIVREGTSYTLRPEADLWLDAAQFVQKIHQAEKNLSQNPQQAMTLMTVALGLYQGEYLPNARYETWAAAEREQLSVLYLRTADQYCELSLKENKLEETIELCQQILSYDNCWERAYRYLMLAYDKLGDHGQVARTYQRCLDTLNNELDVRPAPETEELYRRLTGNE; from the coding sequence ATGCTAATTCCTCAAGTCATCCGAACAAAGATAACGCCTCCCACCCCATCGGTGCGCGATCTCTATCGTCAGCGAGTGGCACTCGCGTTGGATGAAGCTATTCACTATCGCCTGACATTACTCCATGCCAGCGCCGGGTACGGGAAAAGCACAGCTCTCACATCTTTGGCCCAGGGCGATAGGCCAATCATCTGGTATCAAATCACCGAAGACGACAACGATTTATTTGTCTTTCTACTCCATCTACTCCATGCCACCCAATTAGCTTTACCACATATCGACAACCTCCCCATCCCGCTCATCGAAGGCTGGGATAATATCCAGGACCCGCTACCGATCGTAGAAATCATCCACCAATATCTGAATGCGCTCAGCAGCAGCCTTACCGAACCGACGATTCTGGTATTAGACGATATTCATCTCGTAGCCGATATCCCGGAAATCGCCCATGCGCTAGATCGGCTAATCGGCCTGGCGCCCTCCGATTTGAGAGTATTGCTTTCGTCGCGCCTGCCGGTACAACTCCCCAACTTATCGCGCTGGCAGGTGCGCGGCGATGTACTCTCAATCGATCACAATACGCTAAAATTCAATCGGGAAGAAATTTCCGTCTTGTTCGCACAGCAATATGAATATCAGCTGACAGAATCTGAAGTTGATAGTCTGACACAACTGACCGAAGGATGGGCGATTGCCCTGCAACTGGCCTGGCAAAGCTTGCGCAGTGGCGCGGTGGCTTCTATTGATGAAGTGATGAACCGCGGCGGAAAATCGCTTGGCAGCCTTTTTGAAGTACTCACCCAGGAAGTCATGCAGCGGCAACCCGAAGATATTCAGGAATTCTTGCGCATATCTGCAACTCTGCGCGTGATGACCCCCAACGCCTGCGATGCGTTGCGCGATGCTTCAGATAGCGAGGCGCTTCTGGATTACCTGCGGCGGCAAGAACTATTTATCGTCGATCTTGGCGAAGAGGGTCTGCGCTTCCATCATATCTTCCATCGCTACCTACGCGGACAAACGGATGTAAAGCAACGCCAGGTTTGGCATCAACGCGCGGCGCACTACTGCCAAAAACATACTGACTTCGACACAGCCATTTATCATCTATTTCTTGCCAAAGATGAGAACCAGGCTGCAAATCTACTCAACTCATTTGGCGCTCGTTTATTAGCCACGGGACGCCTCGATACCCTGGCTGCCTATCTCGACAATCTGTCTCCAGAAACCCTCCACCAACATCCTGCTTTGCTTTCCTACCTTGGCGATCTGGCACGTTTGCACAGCCGCTTCCAAGAGGCGCTTGGATGGTATCAACAAGCTGAAACCCTCTGCATGGAACGCGGCCTCACAGATGGCCTCGGCAGATCGCTGCGCGGTCAGGCACGCGTTTATTTAGATACGGTCAGCCCCAGCCGCGCCGAAGAACTCTTGCAACAAGCGCTGAGAATCAGCGATGGTACCGCGGACCGCGAGTCACAGGCTCGGCTATATCAATTGCTCGCCGAGAATAAGCTCAACGCAGGAAAAGTTGAGGATGCAGAAAAATTGCACCAGCAAGCAGAAGCGCTCGTGCGAGAAGGCCCAGCCGATTCACAATTACGCATCCGGGTTCTTTTGCGCACCGGTCGCCTCGCTGAAGCCAAAAAACAATTAGAAAAGCTGGCTGAATCGGAGCAACAAGACCCTGTTCATACGCCCCGCGCCCATCGCGAAACCCAACTCCTGCTATCCATTATTTATGCCATGCAAGGGGATGCCCAAAAGGCTTATCGATCTGCCCTTGAGGGCATTCAGCGCGGCGAAGAGTTTAATTCTCCCTTTGTAACCGCAGTCGGGCATATGCGCTTAGGCCATGCTTTAATGCTGCTCTCTGAAACCAAGGAATATGCACAATCCAGAGAGCAATTCGAAAAAGCCATTGAAATTAGCCGAACCTTAGCCATCCCACGTTTACGAGTGGAAGCTTACTGGGGGCTTTGCCGGACGTATGGGTATCAGGATAATTTAATCGAGGCGAGGAAGGTCGCCCAAGAAGGCATTGAACTCGCCAATCTAGCCGGGGATGAGTGGAATGCCTCCCTGGCGCGGTTGACGATGGGCGCCAATCTAACCCTCGCCGAACTATACGAAGAAGCCGCAGATTGGTTGGGGCAGGCCGTGCGCGGTTTCCGCGAGTGCAGCGACCCATTTGGAACCAACGCCGCCCGATTATGGTTATGTTTGGGTTGGTATCGTCAAAATGATATGGAACGCCTCTCGCAAACCCTGCCCGATTTACTGGCAACCTGCCGCCAACACACGTATGATTATCTCTTTACGCGCCCAACCCTGCTTGGCCTGCCCAATGAACGATTAGCAGTACCATTGCTCATTTTGGCACGCGAGCATGGTTGGGAGGGTACATATCCCAAAAATTTACTCAGCGCCCTGGGGTTAGGCGAGATCAAAAGTCATCCTGGCTACCAACTAAGAGTACACACACTGGGGGCATTTCAAGCCTGGCGCGGAGAGCAGGAAATTCCGCACAACGGTTGGCGGCGCGAAAAAACGCGCCAACTCTTCCAGATTTTGCTCACGTACCGCCAGAATCCCCTAAACCGCGATCAGCTATGCGAATATCTCTGGCCGGGGATGGATCCAGAAACATCCCAACGCAACTTCAAGGTTGCGCTCAACACCTTATACAATGTTCTCGAACCCCACAGAAAACCGGGGAGTGAATCAACCTATATCGTGCGCGAGGGCACATCGTATACTTTGCGCCCAGAAGCTGATCTATGGTTAGATGCTGCTCAATTTGTGCAAAAAATCCACCAGGCTGAAAAAAATCTATCTCAAAATCCCCAACAGGCCATGACGCTAATGACAGTTGCGCTTGGACTTTACCAGGGCGAATATTTGCCGAATGCTCGCTATGAAACCTGGGCCGCGGCAGAGAGAGAACAGCTATCGGTTTTATATCTACGAACAGCCGATCAGTACTGCGAGTTAAGTCTCAAAGAAAATAAGCTTGAGGAAACCATCGAGTTATGCCAACAGATTTTGAGTTACGATAACTGCTGGGAACGCGCCTACCGCTATTTGATGCTAGCCTACGATAAACTTGGCGATCACGGCCAGGTCGCCCGCACCTATCAACGCTGCCTGGATACCCTGAACAACGAACTCGATGTTCGCCCCGCCCCAGAAACGGAGGAACTCTACCGCCGTCTGACCGGTAACGAATAA
- a CDS encoding SGNH/GDSL hydrolase family protein: MKLQPHSRLLFIGDSITDCGRRFPVGEGAFDQALGDGFVSLVDAALTAVYPDYAIHTINMGISGNTIRDLKARWQTDVLDLQPDWLVIKIGINDVWQHLSQTFWSGQNISLAEYAQTLDQLVLQTRSRLRGLIVMTPYFLDLDHQEPMRVMMDRFGAAAKEVAARHQALLADTQAAFDVALQSMDPMQLAMDHVHPNLVGHMILARAFLREIKFAWER, from the coding sequence ATGAAATTACAACCACACAGCCGACTATTATTTATTGGCGATTCAATTACCGATTGCGGGCGAAGATTTCCCGTTGGCGAAGGCGCGTTTGACCAGGCGCTTGGTGACGGCTTTGTCAGCCTGGTGGATGCCGCCCTCACCGCCGTGTATCCGGACTACGCCATTCACACCATCAATATGGGCATTTCTGGCAATACGATCCGCGACCTGAAAGCGCGTTGGCAAACCGATGTGCTTGATCTGCAACCCGATTGGTTGGTCATTAAAATCGGGATTAATGATGTCTGGCAGCATCTCAGCCAGACCTTTTGGTCGGGGCAGAATATCTCGCTGGCTGAGTACGCACAAACTCTCGATCAACTTGTTCTACAGACACGTTCTCGCCTGCGCGGCCTGATCGTGATGACACCTTACTTTCTGGATCTCGACCACCAGGAACCAATGCGGGTGATGATGGATCGATTTGGGGCCGCGGCAAAAGAAGTTGCGGCGCGTCATCAGGCGTTGCTGGCAGATACCCAGGCTGCTTTTGATGTTGCACTACAATCGATGGATCCCATGCAACTGGCAATGGATCATGTGCATCCCAATCTGGTCGGTCATATGATTTTGGCGCGCGCTTTTTTGAGGGAAATCAAATTCGCATGGGAGCGCTGA